A single genomic interval of Sander lucioperca isolate FBNREF2018 chromosome 9, SLUC_FBN_1.2, whole genome shotgun sequence harbors:
- the LOC116048857 gene encoding uncharacterized protein LOC116048857 isoform X1 → MELVVLLCAVSLLHSCEAQESSAVTPVFVKKGEDVLLNVTIADDPEEDPVFWRFNKTVNLVRFLPGREPKVSDEYSLRIELLEKYSVKLKNLEEADSGVYTAVVSGDTDKQITGYKITVQDPVSPVNLTVDSVSNSSDWCNLTVSCRAQDSHINSTFRCDTHTCSQEGGERSQVTPSAADLHVYLSSGFIMCNHSNQVSWKKDMKTIKNVCPRHAGPESVSAGLSVCLLKTAVFSVSLIIMVAAVITAAIIL, encoded by the exons ATGGAGCTTGTCGTACTTCTCTGTGCCGTTTctctgctgcattcatgtgaagCACAAG AGTCCAGTGCTGTGACTCCTGTGTTTGTGAAGAAGGGAGAAGATGTCCTTCTGAATGTCACAATAGCTGATGATCCTGAAGAAGATCCTGTTTTCTGGAGATTCAATAAAACAGTTAATTTAGTACGATTTTTACCTGGTAGAGAACCAAAAGTCTCTGATGAGTACTCTTTGAGGATTGAGTTGCTTGAGAAATACTCTGTGAAACTGAAGAATCTAGAAGAGGCAGACAGTGGAGTTTATACTGCAGTAGTGTCTGGGGATACAGATAAACAAATAACTGGATACAAGATCACAGTTCAAG ATCCAGTGTCTCCAGTTAATCTCACAGTGGACTCTGTGTCTAACAGCTCAGACTGGTGTAACCTGACAGTGAGCTGCAGAGCACAGGACTCTCACATTAACAGCACCTTTAGATGTGACACCCACACCTgcagtcaggagggaggagagagatcacAGGTCACACCCTCTGCTGCTGATCTCCATGTCTACCTGTCCAGTGGCTTCATCATGTGTAACCATAGCAACCAGGTCAGCTGGAAAAAGGacatgaaaacaataaaaaatgtctGCCCCCGACATGCTG GTCCAGAGAGTGTCTCTGCTGGTCTCTCTGTGTGCCTGCTGAAGACAGCCGTGTTCTCCGTCAGTCTGATCATCATGGTGGCTGCTGTCATCACAGCAGCCATCATTTTATGA
- the LOC116048857 gene encoding uncharacterized protein LOC116048857 isoform X2 — protein MELVVLLCAVSLLHSCEAQESSAVTPVFVKKGEDVLLNVTIADDPEEDPVFWRFNKTVNLVRFLPGREPKVSDEYSLRIELLEKYSVKLKNLEEADSGVYTAVVSGDTDKQITGYKITVQDPVSPVNLSVDSVSSSSDWCNLTVSCRAQDSHINSTFRCLNHTCSQEGGERPQVTPSDVDLHVYLSTGSIICNHSNQVSWTKDIKIIKHFCPRHAESVSAGLSVCLLKTAVFSVSLIIMVAAVITAAIIL, from the exons ATGGAGCTTGTCGTACTTCTCTGTGCCGTTTctctgctgcattcatgtgaagCACAAG AGTCCAGTGCTGTGACTCCTGTGTTTGTGAAGAAGGGAGAAGATGTCCTTCTGAATGTCACAATAGCTGATGATCCTGAAGAAGATCCTGTTTTCTGGAGATTCAATAAAACAGTTAATTTAGTACGATTTTTACCTGGTAGAGAACCAAAAGTCTCTGATGAGTACTCTTTGAGGATTGAGTTGCTTGAGAAATACTCTGTGAAACTGAAGAATCTAGAAGAGGCAGACAGTGGAGTTTATACTGCAGTAGTGTCTGGGGATACAGATAAACAAATAACTGGATACAAGATCACAGTTCAAG ATCCAGTGTCTCCAGTTAATCTGTCAGTGGACTCTGTGTCCAGCAGCTCAGACTGGTGTAACCTGACAGTGAGCTGCAGAGCACAGGACTCTCACATTAACAGCACCTTTAGATGTCTCAACCACACCTgcagtcaggagggaggagagagaccaCAGGTCACACCTTCTGATGTTGATCTCCATGTCTACCTGTCCACTGGCTCCATCATCTGTAACCATAGCAACCAGGTCAGCTGGACCAAGGACATCAAAATAATTAAACATTTCTGCCCCCGACATGCTG AGAGTGTCTCTGCTGGTCTCTCTGTGTGCCTGCTGAAGACAGCCGTGTTCTCCGTCAGTCTGATCATCATGGTGGCTGCTGTCATCACAGCAGCCATCATTTTATGA
- the LOC116048857 gene encoding uncharacterized protein LOC116048857 isoform X4, giving the protein MELVVLLCAVSLLHSCEAQESSAVTPVFVKKGEDVLLNVTIADDPEEDPVFWRFNKTVNLVRFLPGREPKVSDEYSLRIELLEKYSVKLKNLEEADSGVYTAVVSGDTDKQITGYKITVQDPVSPVNLSVDSVSSSSDWCNLTVSCRAQDSHINSTFRCLNHTCSQEGGERPQVTPSDVDLHVYLSTGSIICNHSNQVSWTKDIKIIKHFCPRHAESVSAGLSVCLLNTALFSVSLIIMWLQTM; this is encoded by the exons ATGGAGCTTGTCGTACTTCTCTGTGCCGTTTctctgctgcattcatgtgaagCACAAG AGTCCAGTGCTGTGACTCCTGTGTTTGTGAAGAAGGGAGAAGATGTCCTTCTGAATGTCACAATAGCTGATGATCCTGAAGAAGATCCTGTTTTCTGGAGATTCAATAAAACAGTTAATTTAGTACGATTTTTACCTGGTAGAGAACCAAAAGTCTCTGATGAGTACTCTTTGAGGATTGAGTTGCTTGAGAAATACTCTGTGAAACTGAAGAATCTAGAAGAGGCAGACAGTGGAGTTTATACTGCAGTAGTGTCTGGGGATACAGATAAACAAATAACTGGATACAAGATCACAGTTCAAG ATCCAGTGTCTCCAGTTAATCTGTCAGTGGACTCTGTGTCCAGCAGCTCAGACTGGTGTAACCTGACAGTGAGCTGCAGAGCACAGGACTCTCACATTAACAGCACCTTTAGATGTCTCAACCACACCTgcagtcaggagggaggagagagaccaCAGGTCACACCTTCTGATGTTGATCTCCATGTCTACCTGTCCACTGGCTCCATCATCTGTAACCATAGCAACCAGGTCAGCTGGACCAAGGACATCAAAATAATTAAACATTTCTGCCCCCGACATGCTG AGAGTGTCTCTGCTGGTCTCTCTGTGTGCCTGCTGAACACAGCCTTGTTCTCCGTCAGTCTGATCATCATGTGGTTGCAAACAAtgtaa
- the LOC116048857 gene encoding uncharacterized protein LOC116048857 isoform X3, whose protein sequence is MELVVLLCAVSLLHSCEAQESSAVTPVFVKKGEDVLLNVTIADDPEEDPVFWRFNKTVNLVRFLPGREPKVSDEYSLRIELLEKYSVKLKNLEEADSGVYTAVVSGDTDKQITGYKITVQDPVSPVNLSVDSVSSSSDWCNLTVSCRAQDSHINSTFRCLNHTCSQEGGERPQVTPSDVDLHVYLSTGSIICNHSNQVSWTKDIKIIKHFCPRHAGPESVSAGLSVCLLNTALFSVSLIIMWLQTM, encoded by the exons ATGGAGCTTGTCGTACTTCTCTGTGCCGTTTctctgctgcattcatgtgaagCACAAG AGTCCAGTGCTGTGACTCCTGTGTTTGTGAAGAAGGGAGAAGATGTCCTTCTGAATGTCACAATAGCTGATGATCCTGAAGAAGATCCTGTTTTCTGGAGATTCAATAAAACAGTTAATTTAGTACGATTTTTACCTGGTAGAGAACCAAAAGTCTCTGATGAGTACTCTTTGAGGATTGAGTTGCTTGAGAAATACTCTGTGAAACTGAAGAATCTAGAAGAGGCAGACAGTGGAGTTTATACTGCAGTAGTGTCTGGGGATACAGATAAACAAATAACTGGATACAAGATCACAGTTCAAG ATCCAGTGTCTCCAGTTAATCTGTCAGTGGACTCTGTGTCCAGCAGCTCAGACTGGTGTAACCTGACAGTGAGCTGCAGAGCACAGGACTCTCACATTAACAGCACCTTTAGATGTCTCAACCACACCTgcagtcaggagggaggagagagaccaCAGGTCACACCTTCTGATGTTGATCTCCATGTCTACCTGTCCACTGGCTCCATCATCTGTAACCATAGCAACCAGGTCAGCTGGACCAAGGACATCAAAATAATTAAACATTTCTGCCCCCGACATGCTG GTCCAGAGAGTGTCTCTGCTGGTCTCTCTGTGTGCCTGCTGAACACAGCCTTGTTCTCCGTCAGTCTGATCATCATGTGGTTGCAAACAAtgtaa